The Actinomycetes bacterium genome includes the window GCTTCTTCTACCTCGGTCACAGTTCGCCTCCGGTGGCGTGGGGAGGACGTCGTTCGGCGACCCGCAGCGTTCAGGGGATGTCGTACGTGGCCGTGCCACCGAGGCTAACGCGAGACAGATCGGGTCGCAGACTTGGCCAGAGCAGGTGATGACGTCAACGCCTGGCACCACAACCGGACGCCGAATCCGCTGAACGAGCGCCTACTTGGGCGGCAGCGAGGCAGCGTAATCCGTCGAGCGGTCGACCCACTCGCCGAGCCGGTCATCGGTCGTCACGTCGGCGGCCGCCACCCGCAGCCAGCCCTGCATCGGCCGACCCCGCATCACCGCGACCTCTGCTCCCGTCGAGTCGAGGATGGTGTCCGTCTCAGCGGGGTCGACGCAGACCAGCAGCCCACCCTGCGAGCTGGCCGCGATCGCCATGTTCCCGTCGAGAAGGAACGCGATCCCACCGAACATCCTCTTCTCGCTGACCCCTGCTCGACCGGTCACGAGGTCGCGGATCCGGTCCGCCAGCTCCACGTCGTACGCCATGAATCGGGACGCTACTCGCGACCTCGGACATGACGGGCTGCTCCGTGTCCGGCGAGGGGTGGACGACGCGGGCCAGCGCGAGGAGCCTCGTCCGAGACGTCCCCATGCGGGCGAGTCGAGGAGAGATCGATGGCTTCCAGCAAACGCCAGATCGTGGAGACGCAAGCCTGGGCAGGCTACCTCGCGGCGACCCATGTCCCAGCCGCGGTGCGGGTCGGCAACCGGCTGCTGGTGACCGGGCACACGGGCGAGGACGCGGACGAGGTGTACCCGCCCGACGCCGCCACCCAGATCCGCAACACCTTCGCCAACGTCGCCGAGACCCTCGCGGCAGCCGGCTCGTCATGGGTCGACGTCGTCTCCGTGACCTCCTATCACGTCGGCCTGGCCGCGCAGGAGGAGCAGCTGCTCGCCGCCGCGTCCGAGTTCCTCACCCCGCCCTACCCGGCCTGGACCGCCGTGGGCGTCGCTGAGCTCTGGCAGGGCGCCCTCGTCGAGATCGCCTGCGAAGCCGTGCTGCCCGACGCGCCGCTGACGGCGCCGTGAGAGCCGGCTGGGTCAGGGGGGTTCGCCGTAGTTGGTGATGCGGTGGTCCTCGGGTGGGGTGGTGTGGGTGCCGCTGGGGGTGGTCCAGGTGATGGACCCGTCGGTCTGGCGCTCAGCGGAGAAGCCGTAGAGCGTCTTGAGCCGGTGGTGGTGGACGCAGGCCGGGTTGGCGTTGCTGACAGCGGTGTCGCCGCCTTCGCTCCACGGGATCGCGTGGTCGAACTGCATGGCCGCCCGGCCGCAGCCGGGCGCGCTACATCGTTGGCCGAGGCCGACGAGGTGGTCGCGCATCTTCGGCGTCGGTCGGTAGCGTCGCCGGCCGAGGTCGAGCAGGTGGCCGGTGGCGTCTTCGTGGACCAGCCGCCGCCAGGAGCTCGAGCGGGCGAGATCGCGGGCCAGTTCGATCGGCAGCGGCCCGTAGCCGGGCAGGTCGGCGTGCCCCTCGCGAAGGCCGAGCAGGGTGGTGAGGTCGACGTGTACGACGACCTCGCGGGTGGCGTCCCGTCCGGCGCGAAGCCCCTCCGGGGTCCAGGGCTCGGACAGCGGCAGACGCACGTACTCGTGCTCGTCCTCGGGCTCCTCCTCGGGCTCGTCCTCGTCCCGACCCTCGTCTTCTGGCTCCTCAGCGGAGAAGCCGGCCGCGCCGGGCGCGTCCTCGACGGTCTCGCCGTCCGCGACGGGTGCCTCCTCGACGGGTCCCGCTGGCTGCGGCTCGTCAGCGGAGAAGCCATACGCGCTGGGGGCGTCGGCGATGGGTTCGGTGGGTTCGGCGGGCTCGTCGGTGGGGCTGCCGGCTTCGATATGCTCGAGGAGGGCGGTCAGCTGCGGGGTCTGGGCGATCTCGATCCCGCTCAGGCGCGCCCAGCGGCGCAGCACCAGGAGCTTGAGCAGCCGCAACGGTATCGGGGGCTTGCCCTGCGCGGCGCGCTGCGCGGCCCAGGCCTTGGCCTCGGCGTGGATGGCGTTGTCCAGCTCGCGGATGGTGACGACATCGGACTCGATCCACAGGCCCGCGGTGCCGTCGTCACGCTCGTGGCGGCGTACCCCGAAGTCCTTGGTCCCCCGCAGGAACGCCTCGGACAGCTGCTCGGGGTCGAGGGAGGCGACGACGCGGCGTACGGAGCGGCGGAACGCGGAGACGCTCTGGGACTGCGCGCGGGGGAACACCCGCCGCTCCACGACGGCGCACTGCTCGTCGGAGAGCCCGGCCGTCAGCTCGCGCAGCGCGTACAGGTGGCCCATGGTGATCGCGCCGCGGCCCAGCGCGTCGCGGGCCTTCGGGTAACGGGTGGTCAGGTCGCTGGCCAGCTTGCGCCGCTCGCCGACACCGAACTCCGAGGCGTTGAGCGCAATGGCCAGGTCGGCGTCGCTCACCTCGGTGAAGTCGCCGTCCATCGGCGCCAGCGGGTACAAAGTGAGGAGGTCCTCCGGCACCGGGGCGCTCACCTTCGCGACCGCCTCCAGGGCGAGGGCGTGGCAGGCGGTGGCGCAGCGCTGCATCGCCTCGGCGTACTTGATCCGCACCCCGACCGGGTACAGCGTCGGGTCGAACCGGGCCAGGACCGCCATCGCGGCCGGCCCCGGCGGCAGCGCGCCGTCCATCACCTCCCACGCGGTCAGCCGCTGTCCCTCGACCGTGTCGTCGACGGCGTCGTACGGGCGCAGCACCTCGATCCGGAAGCCGAGGGCCGAGGTGACAGGAGGCATGCAACAAATGTACGAGAGGTCACCGACAACGCCCACCCCCGCAGACCAGATTGGGGATAACGGCGGCACTCGAGGAGTGCCGCGTCGTGAGCCCGGTCGTTACTGGACCGGCTCGAAGGTCGCCGTGAAGTGCCGTAGCGCCGGCGGCTCGTCGACGATGCGGTAGCCGGTGAGCTCGCCCGCCCGGCCGGCGACGTGCTCGCAGACCTCGATCACGTAGTCGATGTGGCTCTGGGTGTACGTGCGCCGCGGGATGGCCAGCCGCACGAGGTCCATGGCGGCCGGCTCCTCGCTGCCGTCAGGGCGTCGACCGAACATCACGGTGCCGATCTCGCAGCTGCGGACACCGCCGGCCTCGTAGAGCGCCACCGCGAGGGCCTGGCCCGGGTAGCGCAGCGGCGGGATGTGCGGGAGCAGCGCCCGGGCATCGAGATAGACCGCGTGCCCGCCGACGGGGGTGAGCACGGGCACGCCGGCCCGCTGCAACGCGTCCCCGAGGTAGGCCGTCGAGCGGATCCGGTAGCGCAGGTAGTCGTGGTCGACGACCTCGCGCAGCCCCTGCGCAAGTGCCTCGAGGTCCCGTCCGGCGAGGCCGCCGTACGTCGGGAACCCCTCGGTGAGGATGAGCAGGTTGCGGCACTCCTGTGCGAGTGCGTCGTCGTCCATCGCGAGCCAGCCACCGATGTTGCCCATCGGGTCCTTCTTCGCGCTCATCGTCATGCCGTCCGCGAGGGAGGCCATCTCGCGGACGATGTCGCGGACGTCGCGCTCGTGCTGGCCCGGCTCGCGCTCGCGGATGAACCACGCGTTCTCGGCGAACCGGCACGCGTCGAGGAACAGCTTCTTGCCGTGTGCGTCGCACACCTCGCGCACGGCGTGGAGGTTGGCCAACGAGACCGGCTGCCCGCCGCCGCTGTTGTTGGTGACGGTGACGAACACGACCGGTACGTCGTCCCCGCGCCGGTCGAGCAGCGCGTCGAGGGCCTCGACGTCCATGTTCCCCTTGAACGGGTGGTCGGAGTGCGGGTCGCGCCCCTCGGCGATGACCAGGTCGACCGCTTCCGCGCCGGTGTACTCGACGTTGGCCCGCGTCGTGTCGAAGTGCGTGTTGTTCGGCACGACCCTCCCGGGACCGGCCAGCACGCTGAACAGGATCCGCTCGGCGGCGCGGCCCTGGTGGGTCGGGATGACGTGCTCGAAGGGGAAGAGCTCACGCACCGCGTCGCGGAAGATGTCGTAGGAGGGCGAGCCGGCGTAGGACTCGTCGCCGTGCTGGATCGCGGCCCACTGGTCCCTGCTCATCGCGCCGGTGCCGGAGTCGGTGAGCAGGTCGACGAGCACGTCCTGGGCCCGCACCCGGAACAGGTTGTAGCCGGCCTCGACGACGGCGGCGTGCCGCTGGTCCGGTGTGGTCATCCGCAATGGCTCCACGGAGTGGATCCGGAACGGCTCGATGATGGTGTGGAAGGCGGGCGAGCTCATCCCCCGATGCTGCCCGGCCACGGGCGCCGGCGGGGCTGATCGGCCGACTCGGCGGTGCTGACTGGCCCGGGAACATTCGCTTGAACGTTCAAGTTATGCCTACAGTTGCTCGAGGCGACCCCAGGAGGCGTCCAGGTGTTCAGCGTGATGTTCCCCGAGGTCGAGGCGGGTGCCTTCGAGGCCTTCCTGCGCGAGCGTGGCGAGGAGAGCCGTGCGCAGCGCGCCTGGTCGCCGGCGGACGGGCCGCTCCCGAGCCTCTACCTCAGCCACGGCGCCCCGCCGCTGTTCAACGACGCGCACTGGATGACGCAGCTGTACGACTGGGCGCTCGCCATGCCCAAGCCGACTGGGATCCTGATCGTCAGCGCGCACTGGGAGCACGCGCCGGTGATGCTCTCCTCGCCCGAGGCGGGCACCGCGCTCGTGTACGACTTCGGCGGGTTCGCGCCCGTCTACTACCGGATGACCTACCCGACTCCGGCGGCGCACTGGCTCGCGGAGGCGGTCGCGAAGCTGATGCCGGACACCGAGCCGTTGCACGTGAGCCCGCGGCGCGGCCTCGACCACGGCGCGTGGGTCCCGCTGAAGGTGATGTACCCGCACGCGGACGTACCGGTCCTCCAGCTGTCCATGCCCACGCACGACCCGGCCCGGCTGATGCAGCTCGGGGCCAGGCTGCGTCCCCTGCGCGAGCACGGCGTGCTCGTCGTCGGCTCCGGCTTCATGACCCACGGGCTCCCGTTCGTCACGGCCGACATGTGGGTCAACAACGCCGTCCCCGCCTGGTCGGCGGACTTCGACACGTGGACCGCGGAGGCGCTGGGCGCGGTGGACTGGGACGAGCTGGCGCGCTTCCGGCACGCACCCGGGATGCCGTACGCCCACCCGACGGTGGAGCACTTCACCCCGCTGTTCGTGACCCTCGGCGCCGCGACGCGACCGGCGGTCCCCACGACGCCGATCGACGACTACATGTTCGGCTTCGCCAAGCGGTCCATCGCGCTGGCCTGAGCCGTATCCTCCGCGGATGACCAGCGCGCTCCTCGCCGGGTACGGTGTGGGGCTGCTCGTCGCCCTGCAGGTCGGCCCGATCTTCCTGCTCTGCGCCCGCACGTCGGCGCGCTTCGGCTTCGCCCCCGGTGCGGCGATCGGCGGCGGCGCCGCGACCGTCGACCTGCTCTACGCCGCCCTCGGTGCCCTCGGCGCCTCGGTGCTCCTGCGGGCCTCCGCCCTCCGGCTCGGACTCGGGCTGCTCGGCGCAGGAGTGCTGGCGTACCTGGGGATCCGCACGCTGCACGACGCGTTCCGGGTCCGGATCGGCGGGGAGTCCGACGAGGAGGTGTTCTCCACCGGCCGGGCGTTTCGCACCGCGCTGGCGGCCACCGCGTCGAACCCCCTGACGATCCTCACCTGGGCGGCTGTGTTCTCGGGCGCCGCCGTCGCCCAGGTCGCGGGGAGCACGCCGGCCGCCGTCGCCTTCGTCGTGGGGACCGGTCTCGGCTCCCTGACGACCCACCTCCTGCTGGCCGGCTCGATGGCCGCGATCGGCGCGCGGCTCGACCGTACGGCGCTGCGCGCGATCGACGTCCTCTCCGGCGTCGGCCTGGTCCTGTTCGCGGGAGCGCTCGGCTGGCGCAGCGTCGAGTCGAGCCGCACCTGACACGGGCCGGCGGTCAGCGCAGGCTGACCGTCACGGGACCGGCGTCGAGGTCGACGCGGCTCCCCCAGCGGGCGGAGACGTCCACCGGGCGGTTGGGCACCAGGGTGAGCCCCGATCGCTGACGGTGCAGCAGGCGAGGTCCCTGGCGGACCTCGAGCACCGGGCGCGCCACGAACTCGGTGCTCCACACCACGAAGCGTCCCCGGGGCGGGGGCGGGCCGGTCGGGCCCACGCGGTTCGGCGCCACCCAGCGCAGCGGATGCTCGGCCCTGACGGCCACGTCGGGCTCCGGCACGGCGCCGGAGAGATGGCCCAGCACCTGGGCGGACACCGCCGCTCCCTCCAGCGCGACGACGTCGGCCGTCTCGACACCGCGCAGCAGGTTGCCGACCGCGAAGACCCCGGGACGCGAGGTCCGCAGGGCGGTGTCGACGGACGGCCCGCGGGTGCCCGGGTCGATGGCCAGTGCGCCGCGTCGCGCGAGCTCGTGGTCGGGGATCCAGTCGCCGGTGAACACCACCGTGTCGGCCTCGATGACCTCGAGGCGGCCGTCGGGCCGGCGTACCTCGACCGCCTCCAGCCGGGGGTGGCCGAGCAGGCGGGTGAGCGCCGATCCGGTGAGCAGCGGGAAGCGGTAGCGCGCGGCCGCCGCGACGCGGAAGGCGAGATAGGACTGCTGGCGCGGCAGGTCGGTGACCATGGCCGCCACGCGGACGCCTCCGTGCTGCAGGGTCAGCGCCGCCGAGAAGGAGACGTGCTCGGCGCCGACGACCACGGCACGCGTGCCGACGCGCTGGTGGTGCACGTACACCGCTTGCTGCAGCTGGCCGGTGGTGTACACCCCTGACGGGCGGCTGCCGGGCACGAGCCGGGCCGAGCGCGGGCGTTCGCGGGCACCGGTCGCCAGGACGACCGCGCGAGCGGTGATGAGCTCCAGACCGCCGGGGCTGACCGTCTCCAACGTGAGCGGGCCGGCCCAGCCGGTGGCCGTGACCCCGGTGCGCAGCCACGCGCCGGCCTCGAGCGCGAGATCGGTACGGCGGCGCGCGTACGCCGGACCGGTCATGGCGCGGTGCAGGTCGCGCAGCCCGTAGCCGGTGTGGTGGCTGTGGCGCGGGATTCCGCCGGGTCGCTGCTCGCGATCGAGCACCTCGACGACGCCGGCCCCAGCGCGCGCCAGCTCCATGGCAGCCGACAGCCCCGCGGGGCCTGCCCCGACGACGAGGACGTCCACGGCACGGGCCAAGAGGTCGCTCACCGGCCGCCCTCCGCGCCGCCCCCGGCCATCGCCCGGCGGCGCTCGACGAGCGCCTCGACCTCCGCGCCGCAGAAGAAGCCCTGGCAGCGACCGTTGAGCGCGCGCGTACGGCGGCGCAGTCCGTCGATCGAGCGCGGCGGGATGGGCGAGCCGAGCGCGTCGCGGATCTCACCGAGGCTCACCCGCTCGCAGTGGCACACGATGCGCCCGTAGTCGGGGTCCTCCGCGATGAGGTCCGCGCGCTGGTACGGCCGCGGGGACGCCTCCCCGATGGTGGGCATCCGCGGCGTGACGACGTCGTGGCGCTCCCGGGCGTCGAGGCCCGCCTCCTGGAGCAGCCCGACGACGTGCTCGGCGATCGCCATCGACGCGGTGAGGCCGGTCGAGCGGATCCCACCGACGCAGACGTAGGCCTGATCGGCGTGTCCGCGCAGCTGGTAGTCGCCGTGCTCGGTGGCCGCCCGCAAGCCCGCGTAGACCGCCGTCACCTCCTCGGCGACCAGCGTCGGCAGGATGCGCGCGCCCTTGTCGCGCAGGAGCGCCAGCCCCTGCGCCGTGGAGCCGGTGTCGGTCTTGTCCTCGAGGTCCTCGGCCGTCGGGCCGAGCAGCACGTTGCCGAAGACGGTCGGCGTGACGAGCACGCCCTTGCCGAGCACGCTCGGCACCGGCAGCAGGATGTGGCGGACCAGAGGGCGGGCCAGCTTGTCGTAGACGATGAGCTGTCCCCGGCGCGGGGTGACGCGGAAGTCGTCGTGGCCGAAGACCCGGTCGAGCTCGTCGGAGAACAGCCCCGCGGCGTTCACGACGTAGCGGGCGCTCACCTCCCCTCGGCTGGTCCGCAGCCGGTGCGCGAGACCACGGTGCCCGGGCGAGACGGACTCGACCCGGGTCGCGAGGAGCAGCTCCACCCCTCCGGAGACCGCCTCGGTGGCGAAGGCGAGCGGGGTGGTCCACGGGCACACGATGGCCTCGTCGGGGACCTCGAGGGCGCTAAGCGCACCGGGGCCGAGGTGCGGTTCCCGCCGGTAGAGCTCGTCGGCGTCGACGATGCGGGTCCGGAGGTAGCCGTTCGCCTCGGCCTTGGCCCGCAGCCCCGGCAGGGCGTCGCGCTGCTCGTCGTCCCACGCCACGAGCAACGCACCAAGGCGCTCGACCGCGATGCCCGCGTCGGCGGCGTACGCCGACAGCAGCTCGTGGCCGCGCCGGACCAGGCTCGCCTCGAGCGTCCCCGGCGTCGCGTCGAAACCCGTGTGCAGGATCGCGGTGTTGGCCTTCGAGGTCCCCTCGCCGACGTCGGAGGCGGCATCGACGAGGGCGACCGCGAGGTCTCGGTGCGCGAGCTCGCGCGCGATCGCGCAGCCGACCACGCCGGCGCCCACGACCACGACGTCGTAGGCCGCCCGGGACCCCGCAGCCGGGTTCACGTCGGCTCCCGCGCGGTCAGCCGGCGAACGGCCGCCCGGTAGCTCGCCAGCCGGGCGATGGCCTCGTCGGCGCTGACCGCCGGCTCGTACACCGCGGCCGGCTCCCAGCGAGGCACGGCATCGGCAAGGCGCAGCCTCGGGTCCAGGCCCAGCCGCGCGGCGGTCGCGACCCCGAGCGCGGTGGCGTCCGGGGAGGCGTACACCTCGACCGGCATCTGCAGGAGGTCGGCCTGGGTCTGCATGAGCAGCCTGCTGCGCGTCAGCCCCCCGTCGACCCGCAGCATCGACAGGGGACAGCCCAGGTCCTCGGCCATGGCGTTGCTGAGCTCGACCACCTGCGCCGCGATGCCGTCGCAGAGCGCGCGCACGACGTGGCCCCGCGTCGTCTCCAGACCCAGCCCGCCGAGGGCCGCCCGTACGTCGCCGCGCCAGGACGGTGCCGCCAGCCCGGCGAAGGCGGGCACGAACGTGACCCCTCCCGTGTCGTGGACACCGAGCCCGAGACCGTCGATGTCCTCCGGCCCCGAGAGCAGCCCGACGTCGGTGAGCCAGCGGACAGCAGAGGCCACCGTGTAGACCTGGCCGTCGAAGCAGTACGTCGGATCGCCGGCGAGGCGCCACGCCACGCACGCCACGAGGCCGTGCCTCGACCGCCGAGCCGGGGCTCCCGCGTTCGCCAGGACGAAGGCCCCGGTGCCGTACGTGCACTTCGCGCTCGCCGCGTCGAGACACCCCTGCGCGAGCAGTGCGGCCTGCTGGTCGACCAGCAGACCGCTCACCGGTACCGGCGGGCCGAAGGCCGTGGTCGTCCCGACGGCGCCGGCGCAGTCGACGACCCTCGGCAGCCGTTCCCCGGCGAGCCCGAACGCGGAGACCGCGTCCATCGACCACTCGCAGGTGTCGAGGTCGAGCAGCATCGTCCGCGAGGCCGTCGAGGCGTCGGTGACGAGCTCGCCGGTGAGCCGGTGGACGAGCCAGCTGTCGCTGGTCGTGACCATGCCCTCGCCGGTGAGATGGCGGCGCAGCCAGGCCATCTTCGGCGCGGCGAAGTACGCGTCGAGAGGCAGTCCGGTCGTCTCGGCGAGCGTCTCGGCGTGCTCGCCCATCTCGGCGCAGATCTCAGCGGCGCGACGGTCCTGCCAGACGATCGCGTCGGTGTACGGCTCCCCGGTCGCGGGGTCCCACGCGAGCACGGTCTCGCCCTGGTTGGCCAGGCCGACGGCCGCGACCGGCTCCCCCGCGGCTGCGAGCGCCTGATGCCCGGCATCCAGCACGGAGGCCAGCAGCTCGCTCGGGTCCTGCTCGACGGCCCCGCCGGCGCCGTAGCGGGGGCGGACCGCGGTGGCCCCGACGCCGATGACGCCACGGTCGGGACAGACGACCAGGGCCTTGGTACCCGAGGTGCCCTGGTCGATCGCCAGCACGTTGCCCGTCATGGTCACCGACACCCTATGAGGCGAGCACCGGTGCGGCGCGAGAGACGGCGCCGGCTACGACCGCTGCTGGACCACCTCGACGAGGTTGTCGGCCGGGTCGAGAACCCATGCCGTGCGCAAGCGCCCGGCCTGGAAGTCCTCCGGCGCCCTAAGCGGCCGGCCACCGGCACGAAGCATCAGCTGGTAGGCCGCGTCCGCGTCGTCGCACCAGAGGCAGACCTCCATCGCGTTGCCCTCGCTGGAGACGTCGAGGCCGTGCACGTCATGGGCAGCGGCGACCGACGCGATCCCCAGCGTGAGGCCGAGGCTGCGGACCTCGACATGTTCCGGGACGCCCTCGCGAGGCGTCCGGTAGGTCTCCTCGAAACCGATCCCCCTGTAGAACGAGACGCACGGCTCGACGTCGTCGACGAACATGTTGATCTGGAACCCGGAGAACATGAAACGACCCTAGGGCCTGCACGCCGAGGCGGCGTCGGATGAGGAACCCGATATCGTCCCGAAGACCCGAGTCCGACTATTGGAGCCCGGCATGGTGGCGACGAACAGGCTCGCCCGAGCGCGGTGACCGACGCCGACCGCGGTCCGGTCACGCCGTCCCTGCTGACCGTCCTGCGCGAGTGGGGCCGGATCGGCTGCATCGGCTTCGGGGGGCCGCCCACGCACATCAAGCTCCTCCGCGCGCTGTGCGTGGAGCAGCGGCGGTGGATCGACGCGACGGAGTTCGAGGACGCGATCGCGACGTGCAACCTGCTCCCGGGACCGGCGTCGACCCAGCTGTCCATCTACTGCGCGTGGCGCCTGCGTGGTCGGGCCGGTGCCCTCGTGGGCGGAACCGCGTTCATCCTGCCCGGCCTCGTCGTCATCCTCGCCCTGGCGGCGTTGTTCCTCGAGGGTGCGCCACCGACGTGGGTCCTCGCCGCCGGGGCGGGCGCCGGCTCGGCGGTGGCCGCGGTCGCCGTCCATGCCGGGGTCGGCCTCGTCCCAGCGAGCTGGGCGAGGAGCGCGGCGCGCGTGCGTTGGGCGGCGTACGTCCTCGCCGGTGCCGTCGCCGCCGCGACGCTGGGCCCGCGGCTGGTGCTCGTGCTGCTCGCGTGCGGGGGAGTGGAGCTCCTCCTCCGGCGTGGCCTGCCCCGTGGCCCGGCGCGACCGGGCCTCTCCCCGCTCCCCCTCCTCGGCGTGGGCACCCTGAGCGCCGGTGTGCTCCTGAGCGTGGCGTGGGTGGCCATCAAGGTCGGCGCGCTGTCCTACGGCGGCGGCTTCGTCATCATCCCGCTCATGCAGGGCGACGCCGTCGGCCACTACCACTGGATGACCGGCGCCCAGTTCCTCAACGCCGTGGCTCTCGGCCAGATCACCCCGGGCCCGGTCGTGCAGACGGTGGCTGTCGTCGGCTACGCGGCAGCCGGGCTCGTCGGAGGGGTGCTCGCCTCGGTGGTGGCCTTTACCCCCTCCTTCCTGTTCGTCCTCCTGGGCGCGACCCGCTTCGACCGCATCCGGGCCGACCAACGGGCGCGGGCCTTCCTCGACGGTGCCGGCCCGGCCGCGATCGGGGCGATCTTCGGCTCGGCCATCCCGCTCACGCGCGCGTTGACGGAGCCGTGGCAGTTCGCCCTGCTGGCACTGGCCGCGATCGTCCTGCTCGCCCTGCGTCGAGGCGTCGTCGCGACCCTGCTCGCCGCCGCGCTCGTCGGGATGGTGGCTGTCGCCGCCGGAGCACCGCTGCCGGGGTGATCGGCGTCACGCGGTCGTGTCGAGGGCGACGGCTGAGGCGACGCGGCGACGGTCGTCGAGGGCGGCCAGCCACCCGGAGGCGCCGATCCGCTCGTAGACCGACCGGGCCTGGGCGAACCTCGCGGCCGCCTCCTCATGACGACCCTGGCCGGCGAGCCAGGCGGCGTGGTCCTCGACGGCACGCGCGCCGAGGCCGACGATCCCGAGGGACATCAGCTGGTCGGCGCCCTCACGCAGGTCGGCATCGACGCGAGCCGGGTCGTCGCCACGGGCAGCGCCGATCAGGCCGGAGAGCCGGCGGTGGTGCGCCAGCACCGCGGAGGACAAGATCCCCGGCGGCGCATCGGTGACGGGCTCGAGCAGCTCCTCCGCCAGGTCGGGGTCGTCGACAGCGAGAGCGGACTCGACGAGCGACGGCCAGACGTGGACGAAGTCGTCCTCGAGGCCGCTCGCGGCGAGCAGGTGACGCAGGCTCTCGCGCAGCAGCTCCGGAACTCCCGACGTCTCTTCCCTGCGGACCAGCTCGTTGGCGCGCTCGGAACCCACCCAGGCCATGACGTTCTCCTGGTCGGCATCCTCGGACCCGACCGCCGGCCAGCCCCGGCTCTCCCCGCGCGCCTCGTCCAGCCACCTCCCGAGAGCCGACACGATGGGCAGGACCGACGAGTCGGTCACGTCCGCCGCCTCCTCGTCCATGGACGTCGCGGCCTCGCCGAGCCGACCGCTCAGCCACAGCAGCAGGCAGCGGTTGATGAAGGCGCCGTCGATCGCATCGCGCACACCGGAGCGGTGTGCCTCCAGCAACGCCTGGTCGGCCCAGCCGCGCGCTACCGCGAGGTCACGCCCGGCGTCGAGGATGAGCAAGTTGTTCAGGGCGTTGGACAGTGCCTCCGGGAAACCGTGCTCGCGGGCGATCTCGGCGGCGTTGCGATAGGCCAGCCCAGCGGAGACCGGCGCCCCCATGACGAGGTACCGGTTGCCGACGTGCAGATGTGCCCGTGACAGCGAGGAGAAGTCGCCGAGGCGCTCGGACAGCTGGAGCCGCAGGTCGAGGAGCGGGGCCACTCGATCGTCGCCCAGGGAGTCGTAGGCGAGCGAGAGCGCCGACGCCAGGCGCAGGCGCGCAGAGTCGGTCTCGGGGCCGGGCGGCAGCGCCTCGTGCACGGGGGCGGCGACGCGGACGGCGCCGGCGTTGTCGCCCGCCCTCGCCATCGCCTGGGCCTGGATGCCAGTCGCCATGGCCGCCGAGACGGAGTCGCCACGCCCGAGGTGTTCGTGACGCGCCAACTCGGCATGGCTGATCGCTACCGCCCAGGCCCCGGCCTCGTACGCCACCTCGGCAGCGGCCTGGTGCAGGCGGCCGATGTCTGCAGCGTCCCGGTTGCGTGCGATGGCCGTCTCGAGCAGGCGCAGCGACTCGCCCGGCGAGCCCAGCCGTCGCGCGCGGTCCGCGGCGCGCTCCAGCCACACACAGG containing:
- a CDS encoding NAD(P)/FAD-dependent oxidoreductase; this encodes MNPAAGSRAAYDVVVVGAGVVGCAIARELAHRDLAVALVDAASDVGEGTSKANTAILHTGFDATPGTLEASLVRRGHELLSAYAADAGIAVERLGALLVAWDDEQRDALPGLRAKAEANGYLRTRIVDADELYRREPHLGPGALSALEVPDEAIVCPWTTPLAFATEAVSGGVELLLATRVESVSPGHRGLAHRLRTSRGEVSARYVVNAAGLFSDELDRVFGHDDFRVTPRRGQLIVYDKLARPLVRHILLPVPSVLGKGVLVTPTVFGNVLLGPTAEDLEDKTDTGSTAQGLALLRDKGARILPTLVAEEVTAVYAGLRAATEHGDYQLRGHADQAYVCVGGIRSTGLTASMAIAEHVVGLLQEAGLDARERHDVVTPRMPTIGEASPRPYQRADLIAEDPDYGRIVCHCERVSLGEIRDALGSPIPPRSIDGLRRRTRALNGRCQGFFCGAEVEALVERRRAMAGGGAEGGR
- a CDS encoding FGGY family carbohydrate kinase — its product is MTGNVLAIDQGTSGTKALVVCPDRGVIGVGATAVRPRYGAGGAVEQDPSELLASVLDAGHQALAAAGEPVAAVGLANQGETVLAWDPATGEPYTDAIVWQDRRAAEICAEMGEHAETLAETTGLPLDAYFAAPKMAWLRRHLTGEGMVTTSDSWLVHRLTGELVTDASTASRTMLLDLDTCEWSMDAVSAFGLAGERLPRVVDCAGAVGTTTAFGPPVPVSGLLVDQQAALLAQGCLDAASAKCTYGTGAFVLANAGAPARRSRHGLVACVAWRLAGDPTYCFDGQVYTVASAVRWLTDVGLLSGPEDIDGLGLGVHDTGGVTFVPAFAGLAAPSWRGDVRAALGGLGLETTRGHVVRALCDGIAAQVVELSNAMAEDLGCPLSMLRVDGGLTRSRLLMQTQADLLQMPVEVYASPDATALGVATAARLGLDPRLRLADAVPRWEPAAVYEPAVSADEAIARLASYRAAVRRLTAREPT
- a CDS encoding VOC family protein; the protein is MFSGFQINMFVDDVEPCVSFYRGIGFEETYRTPREGVPEHVEVRSLGLTLGIASVAAAHDVHGLDVSSEGNAMEVCLWCDDADAAYQLMLRAGGRPLRAPEDFQAGRLRTAWVLDPADNLVEVVQQRS
- the chrA gene encoding chromate efflux transporter, with the translated sequence MTDADRGPVTPSLLTVLREWGRIGCIGFGGPPTHIKLLRALCVEQRRWIDATEFEDAIATCNLLPGPASTQLSIYCAWRLRGRAGALVGGTAFILPGLVVILALAALFLEGAPPTWVLAAGAGAGSAVAAVAVHAGVGLVPASWARSAARVRWAAYVLAGAVAAATLGPRLVLVLLACGGVELLLRRGLPRGPARPGLSPLPLLGVGTLSAGVLLSVAWVAIKVGALSYGGGFVIIPLMQGDAVGHYHWMTGAQFLNAVALGQITPGPVVQTVAVVGYAAAGLVGGVLASVVAFTPSFLFVLLGATRFDRIRADQRARAFLDGAGPAAIGAIFGSAIPLTRALTEPWQFALLALAAIVLLALRRGVVATLLAAALVGMVAVAAGAPLPG